From a region of the Phaseolus vulgaris cultivar G19833 chromosome 6, P. vulgaris v2.0, whole genome shotgun sequence genome:
- the LOC137831315 gene encoding uncharacterized protein has product MSEEDESMVEQSDNGLGLDFILSLDDVPSKLPPHLELFRTRVLCNNDAPIHTDTIHYSGAYGALGVDNSQQFDRFRENFKVEVKRLTDSDMEFDMIGIDPAIANAFRRILISEVPTMAIERVYIANNTSIVQDEVLSHRLGLIPIRIDPRLFEYPDSAGDDNNEKNTIVFRLHERCRVGQPRITVKSDKLKWLPNGSELPSEDVKPNTSSKPKTFTSFTCSQNSLPEFSSNSLELTDSDIILAKLGPGQEIELEAHAVKGIGRTHAKWSPVATAWYRMLPEVVLLEDFVDEQAEKLVNKCEPNVFDIEDIGKGKRRATVARPRNCTLCRECIRGGKEWEDRISIRRVKHHFIFTIESTGALPPEVLFTEAVKILEDKCERVITEFS; this is encoded by the exons ATGTCGGAGGAAGATGAATCAATGGTGGAACAGAGTGATAATGGATTAGGACTTGATTTTATACTGAGCCTAGACGATGTTCCATCAAAGCTCCCTCCACACCTTGAACTTTTCAGAACGCGTGTTCTTTGTAACAACGATGCTCCTATACAT ACGGATACTATACATTATTCTGGTGCTTACGGGGCTTTGGGAGTTGATAACAGTCAGCAGTTTGATCGCTTCCGTGAAAACTTCAAAGTTGAAGTGAAGCGGCTTACTGACAGTGACATGGAGTTTGATATGATTGGTATAGATCCAGCAATCGCCAATGCATTTCGAAGAATTCTTATATCAGAG GTTCCAACAATGGCTATTGAAAGAGTATATATCGCAAACAATACATCAATTGTACAAGATGAAGTTCTTTCCCATAGATTGGGTCTCATTCCAATTCGTATTGATCCCAGGCTATTTGAATATCCAG ATAGTGCAGGAGACGACAATAATGAAAAGAACACCATTGTCTTTAGGCTACATGAACGTTGTCGAGTGGGTCAACCTCGTATTACTG TGAAATCCGATAAGCTAAAGTGGTTACCTAATGGGAGCGAGCTTCCCAGTGAAGATGTCAAACCAAATACATCTTCAAAACCAAAGACGTTTACATCTTTTACTTGCAGCCAAAATTCACTTCCTGAATTTTCCAGCAATTCACTTGAGCTTACAGATTCGGATATTATATTAGCTAAACTTGGACCTGGTCAG GAAATTGAACTTGAAGCACATGCAGTTAAAGGCATTGGTAGGACACATGCAAAATGGTCCCCAGTTGCCACTGCTTGGTATAGGATGCTTCCGGAG GTTGTACTCTTGGAAGATTTTGTGGATGAGCAGGCTGAAAAATTAGTAAATAAATGTGAACCTAATGTGTTCGATATTGAAGACATTGGAAAAG GTAAAAGAAGGGCAACAGTAGCCAGACCACGGAATTGCACTTTGTGTAGGGAATGCATCAGAGGGGGCAAAGAATGGGAAGATCGAATATCAATACGTCGCGTTAAACATCATTTCATTT TTACTATTGAATCAACTGGAGCATTACCACCTGAAGTGCTATTCACTGAAGCTGTGAAGATTTTGGAAGATAAATGTGAACGTGTGATTACTGAGTTTTCTTGA
- the LOC137831317 gene encoding U-box domain-containing protein 14 has product MNLADWDQELKKYQDVIASGTKNMKIKAIMMLARISKHAPEPVLARTIPILTEILGHNVLNDSAPSLQEAAAYCLKCIACRGDGALAVEIGGHGAPHSLMRLLPHSDGRMQKILIKCLLVIVSFCNASRTVVATNGGVEVIIGLLSSCTNDTRRYLLEILSVLALRRDVRKALTRLRALHYVVEAASFGSIVSRERACQAIGLLGVTRQTRRVLVELGAIPVLVSLFRVGEHSTKLVAGNSLGVISAHVDYIRPVAQAGAIPLYAELLEGPDPSGKEIAEDVFCILAVAEANAVEIAGHLVRILREGNDEAKASAADVMWDLSGYKHSMSVVRDSGAIPILVELLESGSEDVKVNVSGAFAQLSYDGTDRMSLAEAGAIPILIDLMNDVDEVEELRDNATETLVNFYEDPLYHDRVSNAINVSSFRNMQNRLVHIRASNEHMARSLRRMSVEQLTWNPDVV; this is encoded by the coding sequence ATGAACCTTGCTGATTGGGATCAAGAACTGAAAAAGTATCAGGATGTGATAGCTTCAGGTACCAAGAATATGAAAATAAAGGCCATAATGATGCTGGCTCGTATTTCTAAGCATGCCCCTGAACCTGTTTTAGCTCGCACCATACCCATTCTCACTGAGATTCTTGGTCACAATGTTTTAAATGACTCTGCACCTTCACTTCAAGAGGCTGCTGCTTATTGCTTGAAGTGCATTGCTTGCAGGGGTGATGGTGCGTTGGCAGTTGAAATTGGTGGACATGGTGCTCCTCATTCTTTGATGAGGTTGTTGCCTCACTCTGATGGAAGGATGCAGAAGATCCTGATAAAATGTTTGCTGGTTATTGTTAGTTTTTGCAATGCAAGTAGGACAGTTGTTGCCACCAATGGTGGGGTGGAAGTGATAATTGGTTTGTTGAGTTCTTGCACCAATGATACTAGGAGGTATTTGTTGGAGATTTTGAGTGTGTTAGCATTGAGGAGGGATGTTAGGAAGGCTCTCACTAGACTAAGAGCTCTTCACTATGTTGTGGAGGCTGCTAGTTTTGGGAGCATAGTGTCCAGGGAAAGGGCTTGCCAAGCAATTGGTTTGCTTGGAGTCACTAGACAGACTCGGCGTGTGCTTGTTGAATTGGGAGCAATTCCAGTTCTTGTGTCGTTGTTTCGTGTTGGAGAACACTCTACAAAGCTTGTTGCTGGTAATTCTCTTGGTGTGATATCTGCTCATGTGGATTACATTAGGCCAGTTGCTCAAGCTGGGGCTATCCCCCTTTATGCTGAGCTTCTTGAAGGACCTGATCCTTCTGGGAAAGAGATAGCTGAGGATGTTTTTTGTATATTGGCTGTTGCTGAGGCAAATGCTGTTGAAATTGCTGGTCATTTGGTAAGGATTCTTAGAGAAGGTAATGATGAGGCAAAGGCTTCTGCGGCCGATGTGATGTGGGATCTGTCGGGCTACAAGCATTCAATGTCTGTAGTCAGGGATTCAGGTGCAATTCCTATTCTTGTTGAGCTTTTGGAGAGTGGGAGTGAAGATGTGAAGGTGAACGTTTCTGGGGCATTTGCTCAACTGAGCTATGATGGAACTGATAGAATGTCACTTGCTGAGGCAGGGGCTATTCCAATTCTCATTGACTTGATGAATGATGTTGATGAGGTTGAGGAACTAAGGGATAATGCTACAGAGACTCTTGTCAATTTTTATGAAGATCCATTGTATCATGATAGAGTGTCCAATGCAATTAATGTTTCTTCATTCAGAAATATGCAGAATAGGTTGGTTCATATTCGTGCATCGAATGAGCACATGGCTAGATCCTTGAGAAGAATGAGCGTTGAGCAGCTCACATGGAACCCAGATGTTGTATAA